The following are encoded together in the Planctomycetia bacterium genome:
- a CDS encoding alpha/beta hydrolase: MHLTFTLHGQPYHYYQAGQTGPILLMVHGFPLSHLQWQPQIDYFQKQCRVVVPDLRGLGKSNSGTDPNLTISMEDHADDLIALLDHLQITEPVILMGLSMGGYIAWQMLRKYASRIKSLVMCHTRVIADTPEQSQARIKLAAETCQKQTAQLVEDVMFPRILPPHAPASLVELLRKMSRTTTPEGLAANLRGIASRQASDDLLPKINMPALVISGEFDAISSPQEMGDWARKMANHRFIAIPGVSHLSPLEAPDLFNRHLEEALPWLTGPKNC; this comes from the coding sequence ATGCATCTCACCTTTACTCTTCATGGTCAACCGTACCACTATTACCAAGCTGGCCAGACCGGCCCGATACTTCTCATGGTGCATGGGTTTCCACTAAGCCACCTGCAATGGCAGCCGCAGATCGATTACTTCCAGAAACAATGTCGCGTGGTGGTTCCTGATCTTCGCGGACTGGGCAAAAGCAATTCAGGCACCGATCCAAACCTCACCATTTCCATGGAAGATCACGCCGATGATCTCATAGCCTTGCTGGATCATCTACAGATCACGGAACCCGTGATTCTGATGGGTTTATCCATGGGAGGTTACATCGCCTGGCAAATGCTCCGTAAGTACGCTTCTCGCATCAAGTCACTAGTAATGTGCCATACGCGTGTGATTGCCGATACGCCAGAACAATCACAGGCACGCATCAAGCTGGCTGCAGAAACTTGCCAGAAGCAGACAGCTCAGTTAGTCGAAGATGTCATGTTCCCCAGAATCCTTCCGCCGCATGCTCCAGCTTCACTGGTTGAACTGCTTAGAAAAATGTCACGAACAACAACGCCAGAAGGATTGGCTGCCAACCTGCGTGGAATTGCTTCGCGACAGGCTTCGGATGATCTACTGCCCAAGATCAATATGCCCGCCTTGGTCATCAGTGGCGAATTCGATGCCATCTCCTCACCCCAGGAAATGGGAGACTGGGCCAGGAAAATGGCAAATCATCGATTCATAGCCATTCCAGGCGTAAGCCATCTCTCGCCGCTGGAAGCTCCTGACTTATTCAATCGACATCTTGAAGAGGCCCTTCCGTGGTTAACTGGACCGAAGAACTGCTGA
- a CDS encoding leucyl/phenylalanyl-tRNA--protein transferase translates to MWDDPFGLVFIGGDLEPDSLLEAYRRGIFPWFNEDDPLLWWSPDPRAIFEIDAVHVSRRLQRIIRQQRFTVTINQDFPQVMHACSQREEGTWITSDMFAAYCKLHELGFAHSVEAWDHGVLAGGIYGVALGGFFAAESMFHSVSNAGMVAFAALVDRLRERGFHMFDTQIATDHTRQLGAIDIPRTAYLQRLESALNVRTRFDDR, encoded by the coding sequence ATGTGGGACGACCCGTTTGGGTTGGTCTTCATTGGTGGCGATCTCGAACCAGATTCGCTACTGGAAGCGTATCGACGGGGAATTTTTCCGTGGTTCAATGAAGATGATCCACTTCTCTGGTGGTCACCCGATCCCCGTGCCATCTTTGAGATTGATGCAGTTCACGTCAGCAGGCGTTTGCAGCGGATCATCAGGCAGCAACGATTTACCGTCACCATCAATCAAGACTTTCCACAGGTCATGCATGCCTGCAGCCAGCGTGAGGAAGGTACCTGGATCACGTCTGACATGTTCGCTGCCTATTGCAAGCTGCACGAACTCGGCTTCGCCCACAGTGTGGAAGCTTGGGATCACGGAGTTCTTGCTGGTGGCATTTATGGCGTTGCCCTGGGAGGATTTTTTGCAGCGGAATCCATGTTTCATTCAGTCAGCAACGCCGGCATGGTGGCATTTGCAGCACTGGTTGATCGCTTGCGAGAACGGGGATTCCATATGTTTGATACGCAGATCGCTACCGATCACACCAGACAACTCGGAGCAATTGACATTCCACGCACCGCATATCTACAGCGGCTTGAATCCGCATTAAATGTCCGAACCCGATTCGATGACCGTTGA
- a CDS encoding oligosaccharide flippase family protein, with amino-acid sequence MSSAPPTSQPAHSVGEQLLYAAIILALGDIAGKVLALIITIIRTRTLTGDEFGGYGFIISTIGMFAQIAGFSLGMAATRFVAMHRDHSLSNTRAISQFITLVGLTTTVISMIALYVLAPFLVKTVPDLLVPLRWSVLILGTQTPSGLVLGLLIGMQRYRAATLASFSQNVVMLIFTVWLIPQAGLDGAIWATAIGFLMTVLLAWYQAWDLLSWPWEPWSAIWSHRRILVEFCLPTLLAGFIVLPAGWISVVLVEHATNRMQIALFYAADQFRPLLTLLGGVVSQPMVPLVTSLVSHALRAESQEDRHQYQRKAQRAIERSFQLAACLILPIHAMLAFAGPYVMALFGRTFAADWNVFLTMLAFAAYGGIATLTTQTLISLNRVWLQNLIQILFGVLLIAITWLLKDWGAIGIGLAYFIGTFLSLSVTSLILFRSGYLTWFAIVVQLAAFSWLLAMSLASAYTPDAWRPWCVPLAFLATAAFFYLTMKSEMMHVISLIRRKLNARRTKSTVIESGSDI; translated from the coding sequence TTGAGTTCAGCGCCTCCCACATCTCAGCCAGCACATTCCGTAGGTGAACAGTTGCTCTATGCAGCTATCATCCTGGCGTTGGGGGATATTGCGGGCAAAGTCCTTGCCTTGATTATCACCATCATCCGCACACGCACTTTAACTGGCGATGAATTTGGCGGTTACGGGTTCATCATCTCTACGATTGGTATGTTCGCTCAAATTGCCGGGTTTTCGCTCGGCATGGCAGCTACACGATTTGTCGCAATGCATCGCGATCATTCACTTTCCAATACGCGAGCTATCAGTCAGTTCATTACGCTTGTAGGATTAACCACTACGGTAATATCCATGATAGCGCTGTATGTCCTTGCGCCATTTCTGGTTAAAACAGTTCCTGATCTACTGGTGCCGTTACGATGGTCTGTTTTGATTTTGGGAACACAAACCCCATCCGGATTAGTGCTGGGTTTGCTTATCGGCATGCAGCGGTATCGTGCTGCGACTCTGGCATCGTTCAGTCAGAATGTCGTGATGCTGATCTTTACAGTCTGGCTGATACCGCAGGCCGGGCTGGATGGTGCTATCTGGGCAACTGCCATTGGCTTCCTGATGACTGTCTTGCTTGCCTGGTATCAGGCTTGGGATTTGCTTTCCTGGCCGTGGGAACCCTGGTCTGCGATATGGTCGCATCGGCGAATTCTTGTTGAATTCTGCCTGCCTACTTTGCTGGCGGGATTTATCGTTCTGCCTGCAGGCTGGATCAGTGTTGTCCTGGTAGAGCACGCCACCAACCGCATGCAAATCGCACTTTTCTATGCTGCAGACCAGTTCAGGCCTTTGCTTACCCTTCTGGGTGGAGTCGTGTCCCAGCCGATGGTTCCCCTGGTAACATCGCTGGTCAGTCATGCATTGCGAGCGGAATCTCAGGAAGACAGGCATCAATACCAGCGTAAAGCACAGCGTGCCATTGAAAGAAGTTTTCAGTTGGCAGCCTGTTTGATACTGCCAATCCATGCCATGCTGGCTTTTGCCGGGCCCTATGTTATGGCTTTGTTTGGCCGTACTTTCGCAGCAGATTGGAATGTCTTTCTGACGATGCTGGCTTTCGCCGCTTATGGTGGTATTGCCACGCTGACAACGCAGACTTTAATTTCATTAAATCGAGTTTGGCTGCAGAATCTGATTCAGATTCTGTTCGGGGTTCTGTTAATTGCCATTACCTGGTTGCTCAAGGATTGGGGAGCAATCGGAATCGGATTAGCCTACTTTATCGGTACATTTCTCAGTTTGAGTGTAACATCGCTGATCCTTTTTCGATCAGGATATCTCACATGGTTCGCCATTGTCGTACAGTTGGCAGCGTTTTCCTGGCTTCTCGCAATGTCGCTTGCATCTGCCTATACACCAGATGCCTGGCGACCCTGGTGCGTTCCGTTGGCGTTTCTTGCTACCGCGGCATTCTTTTATCTGACCATGAAAAGTGAGATGATGCATGTTATCTCGTTGATTCGCCGCAAGTTGAACGCTCGACGTACGAAATCAACGGTCATCGAATCGGGTTCGGACATTTAA
- the tsaE gene encoding tRNA (adenosine(37)-N6)-threonylcarbamoyltransferase complex ATPase subunit type 1 TsaE, producing the protein MTQSWEYVSHSPEQTLRLGICLGEQLFPGSVLALKGPLGAGKTLLTQGIAKGLQIADPHQVTSPTFTLLHEYQARLPIYHFDTYRLKQLQDFEDLGAFEYFVGQGVCLIEWADRIKPLLPPEHLEVDIQPQDVQFRCIQMTARGKSYVDLLEQVRHILTSRS; encoded by the coding sequence ATGACGCAATCATGGGAGTATGTCAGTCACTCGCCTGAGCAGACACTGCGTTTGGGTATATGTCTGGGTGAACAGTTATTTCCAGGCAGCGTTCTGGCACTCAAGGGTCCCCTGGGTGCGGGAAAAACACTGCTAACTCAGGGCATAGCCAAGGGGCTGCAGATTGCTGATCCTCACCAAGTAACCAGCCCTACATTCACGTTGCTGCATGAGTATCAGGCCCGTTTGCCGATCTATCATTTTGATACTTATCGATTGAAGCAACTGCAGGATTTCGAAGATCTCGGTGCATTTGAATACTTCGTAGGGCAAGGGGTCTGTCTGATAGAGTGGGCTGATCGCATTAAGCCTTTGCTTCCCCCAGAACATCTGGAGGTAGACATTCAACCTCAGGATGTGCAATTCAGATGCATCCAGATGACTGCCAGAGGAAAATCCTACGTAGACTTGTTGGAACAGGTCAGACACATTCTGACATCTCGATCATAG
- a CDS encoding ABC transporter ATP-binding protein: MISIKHLRKEYDQLVALENLSLEVPRGECFGLIGPNGAGKTTLLRILATLLEPTYGSVHIKGIDILERPLEVHKYLGYLSDVFAVYEDMLVWEYLDHFARCYGITSMERRDKLVDEVLELVSLRERKDAEIKGLSRGMRQRLCLAKTLIHQPEVLLLDEPASGMDPAGRIEFREMLKQLIALGRTILISSHILTEMADFCTSVAIIERGELLASGKVTDILQQLQPALRLELEVLGPPDTLLNILKTHPTVQQVDLVQGRIIGRWHGAREELPALHQHLVHQGIPLISLAVKNDNLEDIYMKISGHRTS; encoded by the coding sequence ATGATCTCTATCAAACATCTTCGCAAAGAGTATGACCAGCTTGTCGCATTAGAGAATCTTTCCTTAGAAGTGCCTCGCGGTGAGTGTTTCGGACTGATCGGCCCTAATGGCGCAGGTAAGACGACATTGCTGCGCATACTGGCTACGCTGCTGGAGCCTACCTACGGCAGCGTGCATATCAAGGGCATTGATATCCTCGAACGGCCTCTGGAGGTTCACAAATACCTGGGCTACCTGTCTGATGTTTTTGCAGTGTATGAAGACATGCTGGTCTGGGAATATCTCGATCACTTCGCCCGCTGTTATGGCATCACTTCCATGGAGAGAAGAGATAAGCTGGTTGACGAAGTGCTTGAACTGGTTAGCCTGCGTGAACGGAAGGATGCTGAAATCAAAGGGCTGTCTCGCGGCATGAGGCAGAGGCTTTGCCTGGCGAAGACTCTGATTCATCAACCCGAGGTGTTACTGCTCGATGAACCTGCCAGCGGAATGGACCCGGCTGGGCGCATTGAATTTCGTGAAATGCTCAAGCAGTTGATTGCGTTGGGTCGTACCATTCTGATCAGCAGTCACATTCTTACTGAGATGGCGGATTTCTGTACCTCGGTTGCGATTATCGAACGTGGCGAATTGCTGGCAAGCGGCAAGGTCACTGATATTCTTCAGCAATTGCAACCAGCATTGCGATTGGAGCTGGAAGTCCTCGGTCCACCTGATACCCTTCTCAACATTCTAAAAACGCATCCGACGGTGCAGCAGGTAGATCTGGTGCAGGGGCGCATCATTGGTCGCTGGCACGGCGCTCGGGAGGAATTGCCTGCACTACATCAACATCTGGTGCATCAGGGAATTCCTCTGATCTCCCTGGCAGTGAAGAACGACAATCTCGAAGACATTTACATGAAAATATCTGGTCATCGAACCAGTTAA
- a CDS encoding glycosyltransferase family 2 protein: MMRWKQPVLMQPALKRVHRRPAAAPPALRTPLVSVVIVNYRRWDETTALVDQLLQPRHIHRFDIEVIVVDNDSQPDPLESELQARKEVKVIRLPRNVGFSAGVNAGFAASRGDWILVLNPDVVVCPGFVDLMCGAARDLKEDASLGAPVGVVGFHLQNRDGSWQLSTGRFPSLPGLLLGLLRPRKTRKYFVPVPGLRQRVPWVTGSCLLIRRQCLRDLSGFDENFFLYYEDVDLCRRAINEGWAVCYEPHVAARHMEPLQNRTLTEPLRVITRHAALTYFQKHLSRWHFRGLALIVKWEGKLRRWWHTRKNQTLQAEMMSCLIEMVQFMERNEEALARQTLEHILRLAGMIRPKSPQ, encoded by the coding sequence ATGATGCGATGGAAGCAACCAGTGTTGATGCAGCCTGCGCTGAAGCGAGTCCATCGTCGACCAGCTGCCGCGCCACCTGCGCTGCGTACTCCACTGGTTTCCGTCGTCATTGTGAACTACCGCCGCTGGGATGAAACTACAGCACTTGTCGATCAACTCCTGCAGCCACGCCACATTCATCGCTTCGATATCGAAGTGATTGTCGTCGATAATGATTCTCAGCCTGATCCTCTCGAATCAGAATTGCAGGCCAGAAAAGAAGTCAAAGTCATCAGGCTGCCTCGCAATGTAGGCTTTTCCGCTGGCGTGAACGCTGGCTTTGCCGCCAGTCGAGGCGATTGGATTCTGGTGCTGAATCCCGATGTAGTCGTCTGTCCGGGCTTTGTTGATCTGATGTGTGGCGCTGCCCGCGACTTAAAAGAAGATGCCAGCCTGGGTGCACCCGTCGGTGTCGTCGGCTTCCATCTGCAAAATCGTGATGGCAGTTGGCAATTATCGACAGGCCGTTTCCCATCATTACCTGGCCTCTTGCTCGGACTTCTGCGTCCACGAAAAACTCGCAAGTACTTCGTTCCTGTTCCTGGATTAAGACAACGGGTGCCCTGGGTAACAGGTAGTTGCCTGCTCATTCGCCGTCAATGTCTGCGTGATCTGTCTGGCTTTGACGAGAACTTCTTCCTCTATTACGAAGACGTTGATCTGTGCCGTCGAGCAATTAACGAAGGCTGGGCAGTGTGCTACGAGCCACATGTTGCCGCCAGGCACATGGAGCCTTTGCAAAACCGCACACTGACCGAACCTCTGCGTGTCATCACACGACATGCAGCACTGACTTACTTCCAGAAGCACCTGAGCCGCTGGCACTTCCGTGGCCTGGCACTGATTGTGAAGTGGGAAGGCAAACTGCGCCGCTGGTGGCACACACGAAAAAATCAGACTCTTCAGGCTGAGATGATGAGTTGCCTGATTGAGATGGTGCAGTTCATGGAACGCAATGAAGAAGCACTTGCCCGTCAAACGCTCGAACACATTCTCCGCCTGGCAGGCATGATACGTCCCAAATCACCTCAGTAA
- a CDS encoding glycosyltransferase family 2 protein — protein MPVLSIIIPCHSRVDLLQKCLESIFLHADHLPLQIIVVDDASPYASVSSITALFPSVELIRLEKTSGFCTAINSGLRLANASIVQVLNDDAEVQSGWWKAPLQRFQETENLGSVAPLVLNWKNPKIIDSAGDGYDPGGFAFSHGKGEHICPKWLTSREVFSAPGSAAFYRKSALVEVGGFPEDFTAYFDDIEVGFKLRKAGYVCCYEPLSRVLHHGSASRSKRPSRKLTEQLSRNEERVFLRHRASGQFWKHWPRHVAVLGAKAMRRWADGTLLPFCMGRARAWSEVLLK, from the coding sequence ATGCCTGTACTGTCCATCATCATTCCTTGCCATAGCCGTGTTGATCTGCTGCAAAAGTGTTTAGAATCCATCTTCTTGCATGCTGATCATCTACCATTGCAGATTATTGTCGTGGATGATGCGTCACCTTATGCATCAGTTAGTTCCATTACTGCACTGTTTCCTTCCGTTGAATTGATCCGATTAGAGAAAACTTCCGGATTCTGTACTGCGATCAACTCTGGGCTGCGATTGGCAAATGCTTCCATCGTACAGGTTCTGAACGATGATGCCGAGGTACAGAGCGGCTGGTGGAAAGCGCCGTTACAGCGCTTTCAAGAAACCGAAAACCTTGGCTCAGTAGCCCCGCTTGTTCTGAACTGGAAGAATCCGAAAATCATCGATTCAGCGGGCGATGGTTATGATCCGGGGGGCTTCGCATTCTCCCACGGCAAAGGCGAGCATATCTGCCCCAAGTGGCTGACATCTCGAGAAGTATTCAGCGCCCCTGGCTCAGCGGCATTCTACCGCAAAAGCGCACTCGTCGAAGTGGGTGGGTTTCCGGAAGACTTCACTGCCTACTTTGACGACATTGAAGTGGGATTCAAACTGCGAAAAGCTGGGTATGTCTGTTGTTACGAGCCATTAAGCCGTGTTCTGCATCATGGCAGTGCGAGCCGTAGCAAACGCCCAAGCCGTAAATTAACGGAACAGTTGTCTCGCAATGAAGAGAGAGTATTTTTAAGACACCGAGCTTCTGGTCAATTCTGGAAACATTGGCCCCGACATGTTGCAGTGCTCGGCGCCAAGGCGATGAGACGCTGGGCCGATGGAACTCTGCTGCCTTTCTGCATGGGCAGAGCGCGGGCCTGGAGCGAGGTTTTGTTAAAGTAG
- a CDS encoding ABC transporter permease has translation MNRLSHVLKLALRNLAAQRLRSLLTVLGIVLGVASVIIMLAVGEAARFEAIEQIRQLGATNIIIRSAKPTADEKKERQQQFVLDYGLKSSDLNRIQTTIPTVTDVTATREFIKEVRYLDRKMDARIVAATPEQADQANLRMAQGRFITEKDDAGKANVCVLGHEVAERLFPYEDPMNKAVRIDGSQYYRIIGVTEQRGASKPGVGEIRDYDKEIYIPFNTDRVRTGGLLLSMKAGSFQAEKLELSQITVSVDKLENVKGTAEVISCLMEQFHPEKDYAITVPLDLLEKAERTQRIFSLVLGAIASISLVVGGIGIMNIMLATVTERTREIGIRRALGARRSDITSQFLAESVVLTSLGGLVGVGLGIGGSLLVTRFFELPTIITPWSAVVAFAVSVLTGLIFGIYPARRAAWMDPIEALRHE, from the coding sequence TTGAACCGGTTGTCTCACGTATTGAAACTGGCGCTCCGTAACCTGGCGGCTCAGCGCCTTCGTTCGCTGCTCACCGTGTTAGGCATCGTGCTGGGCGTTGCTTCGGTCATCATCATGCTGGCAGTGGGTGAAGCGGCACGCTTTGAAGCCATCGAACAGATCAGACAACTTGGTGCCACCAACATTATTATTCGATCTGCCAAGCCCACTGCGGATGAAAAGAAGGAAAGGCAACAGCAATTTGTTCTTGATTACGGTTTGAAGTCGAGTGATCTCAATCGGATTCAGACAACGATACCAACTGTAACCGATGTTACTGCAACGCGAGAATTCATCAAGGAAGTGAGATACCTGGATCGAAAGATGGATGCGAGGATTGTTGCAGCTACTCCGGAACAGGCAGATCAGGCTAATTTGAGGATGGCTCAAGGACGTTTCATCACTGAGAAAGATGATGCAGGCAAGGCGAATGTCTGTGTTCTTGGGCACGAAGTAGCGGAAAGGCTCTTTCCCTACGAAGACCCGATGAACAAGGCAGTGCGCATTGATGGCAGCCAGTACTATCGCATCATTGGAGTAACGGAACAGCGAGGAGCGAGCAAACCGGGTGTGGGTGAGATTCGTGACTACGATAAGGAAATCTATATTCCCTTTAATACCGACCGGGTGCGTACCGGCGGTTTGCTCTTATCTATGAAAGCAGGTAGTTTCCAGGCGGAGAAGCTGGAACTCAGCCAGATTACTGTCAGCGTGGATAAGCTGGAAAATGTCAAAGGAACTGCTGAGGTGATTAGTTGCCTGATGGAACAGTTTCATCCAGAGAAGGATTATGCGATTACGGTACCGCTCGATCTGCTTGAGAAAGCTGAACGGACTCAGCGAATATTCTCACTGGTACTGGGCGCCATTGCATCCATCTCACTCGTAGTCGGTGGCATCGGCATCATGAACATTATGCTGGCCACAGTAACGGAACGCACCAGGGAGATTGGAATTCGGCGAGCACTCGGAGCCCGTCGCAGTGATATTACATCACAATTTCTTGCAGAGAGCGTGGTGTTGACCAGCCTTGGTGGTTTGGTTGGCGTGGGTTTGGGTATCGGCGGATCACTGCTGGTAACACGGTTTTTTGAGCTGCCTACGATTATCACACCCTGGTCAGCGGTGGTGGCATTCGCAGTGTCCGTGTTGACAGGCCTGATTTTCGGAATCTATCCCGCCCGTCGAGCAGCGTGGATGGATCCTATTGAAGCGTTGCGGCATGAGTGA